CACAAAGTGTTTATGTGATCATTATTCAATTACTCAACTGAGACAAGATTTTGTGGTGACGCACATTCTCAGCTCCAACATACCCTTAACTATTGGGAACGGCCAGATTCTATTTTGGCAAATAGGCTGTAGCCTACCTGGCACTTCCCAGTGTCCTTGGGGGGCAGTGTGTCTCTAGCATCGTGGTTTGATCCATTTCAATGGGCTCTATTTCCTAAAATGTTACCCTGGAAAAACAACAtgggttcttttttatttcaatttcctcTCATCCAAAGCCACGCACTCTATTGACAGGCCATCATGGTTTTTCTTGCCACAACTGCCCTCCTTGTTCCCCTTCCTCAACCTTGtagcaatttaaataaatacaCTCCTTAAAGTGCAATCATTAGCGTGAAGTCATACCACTTAGTTTACCTTCTCTCCTCTTATGTACAATTCTACCATGTGAGCCAATCTGAGAAGTATGATAGCATACAGGCAATATCAGCCTAACATGATAACATGAGCCGAGTGCATCATGGTCAAGAGGCAGGAAAAAGTCGTAATAGGAAGAATACGAGTGACATGTATCAGATGTACAAAAACAGAGTTCTCTTCAATCATGAATCTCAAAGTGGGTCTCAAGAGATTGATGGCCTGCAACATCGGACTACAAACTCTATGTCCACCATGCTTTCAGCATAGTTCAATAAATGCATATTGCATAAATCACACAGCAGATTTTATTTCCTCCcactctctctttttgcttACAAAGAAAATGAATAGGAAATATAAAAAGCAATGAACAGGAAACGCATTATTTCCAACTAATTTATTGGGTTCATGTCAGATGTTATCCTTAAAATAATGAACCTTGATATCAACCTGGTTTATGCATGCTGATGAAAACACAGCGGAAGATCCCgccagaaaaaataataataataataataacaatattaactTGAGCAGAGATACAAAAAACTGCTGTAAAAGGTACTCACCCTGACTAACTGCTTCAGTCCAGCCAAACATGAAGCATATGCAGCAGCTCCTGGATAAAGCCCTCTTTCAGCACCAATTATTGAGGTCAAGAACACAATGGAACTTCCAGACTTATAGTCCCGCATTCTTCTCCCAACAGCCTTTAACAGAAACCATGGAGCCATAAAATTTATCCTCACTATCCTTTTGAACTCGTCTTCTTTTAGTTCGAGAGGCTCTTGCATCTTTCCTGTTTCAATAATAGGAAATATTAAAACTGCTTATCTCACCTCCAGTACATTTCAAATATGCACTTAAAAAAGGTTGACAGTTAaacagtaaaataaaaatgaaggaaaacaatgTCCCTAAGATAAGTTGTCCACAGTTTTTCTCATAAAACCacaacttattaaaaaaaatgatttggttGAGACAATTTCAGGCTTCTATTTACTGACTGTTCAGAAATCCAAAATACCTCTTATCAGGGACTGAATCCCACTGAAGCACATAAATCAATACTAATACATTTTTTAAGAGGACAAAGCCCCATAAGTTTTTTTGAAATCAATACTGATACTAAGGTATGGGCAGATTCATTTTAGATAGATTATCTTCAAACAAATGATAGCTACCATTTACACAAAGGGTATCTTTTTTCTGCTCTTTTGGCTGTGATACACgtgatttaaagaaaaatggaacatatatatatgtcttaaTTCAGGTATTTTCTTTGGTTTCTCACATACGAGGGGAGTTCTAGCATTATACATTGCAAGTTCTTTCTCTGGGGATGATGATTCAGTATACATTTAACTCGCCACTTCTAAAAAGTTGCATTAAGAAGAATTTACATCTGAGATCCCAATTGCAGAATCAAATGAAGATGgtgaaaaatggaagaaaacatCTAATGATTCTATATGGCACAATTACTGGCCAATGAATCCTGAACACATGTTCTGCCTTCTCTCACTTATGGGTCCCATGTATAAATTTTCACAACCTTTGTTTAATTACCTTTAATGGATTCAAATGGGTCACCTTCAAGATCCTATTAGACTACTGTATAGCAATAACCTTCAACCCCTATGTCAAGACTAAAACTACCGCAGTATAGGTGATTGCCATACCAGAATGATGAATCAAAGAGAATCTGCCCCAATCCAATTCAAACAACTGAGCATCTAGTATATTTCACTTAACCACAGAAACAAATGCTATTCTCCTCTCCCATGTATACGCACACTAGCAATAAAAGATTGCAACGAAACACCAAGCCTATTAATAGTGAATCTAGAAAATCATATCATTTCAAATCTCCAGGTCGAACCTTTTCTGAAGGTTCAAGACCTAATCTATATTTTATCATAGCCTTATCCAAATTACCTCATTGCAtcatcataataatattaagaactCTTCCTTTCTTGATGAAAATCGCATACAGAATGAGTTTCAACTCTACACCTCATGGTACTTGGAATTgaatcttgttttttttttacaaattgtaCTTGGAATTGAATCTGTTAACAATTGATCCAAAGAGGACATAAGTTtcaactccccccccccccccccctctctctctcttctctctctctcggaaaAGAAAAAGGCCTTTACTTCATTACCTGCTTTTGATTAAATATCACATGATAAATTGAGTTCCAGTAGGAAAACCTAAATTTCAAACTTTCGCACTATACTATTATTATATCATAGAGGTTTTGACAATAATACAATATTGAATTAGTCATTGAGCAAGAGAGGTAGACAAACCTTCGTACGTATAACAGTGTACAAAAGCATCTAGCTTTCCCAATATCATGCATCCCTTATCCACTGCCTCCTCAAAGGCTCCCTCCCTGTCATCCTCCATATCTGCGCCAACCACCTCCACTGGCACGACACCCTTCAGCGAACCATTTATCTTTTCGGCTATTCGTCGAAGGCAGCTCTCGTTGCCCATCAAAACCAACCTACCAACGAGTATATAATTAacgaaaaaataacaattattaaTAACAAGCTATTTAACCCATTTTGTTTAGTGAGAAAACGTGCCAAGAtcaataatataagcataaccCAGAAAGAATAAGAGTCAGAAGTTCTTTCGTATATATTTTCTCTTCCCCCAATTTTCCAGCAAACAAACACATTGATGACAGAGGAATTCAAGGCCTGAAAATGAAAGTACTCAACCTGCAGCCCTGTTTGGCTAAACGGAAAGCGATATTCTCAGACACCTCGTCACCATTGGAGGTGAGCAACACTTTCTTTGCGGTAGTCTCCATCCTTGAAAAGCTGGTGGATTTTATTGCTATATATACTGCGGGAATCAATCAAAGAAGATATTCAAGCCAAGAAGATAAGTGTCAAGCTGACAAATACTGAATGCTTCGGCCCACGGAAACGCTGGAGCATTTAATACTAGACGTCGATTTTACGAAAGCGGTTGGCGCAAGTGCGCTGCTTATACAGGTGAATTAAGCGCAAGAAAATCCCAACCAAATTCGCGGACTGAAAGGCTCAAAGTCTTCAAGACCCAACACTTTCTTTAGCGTACTTACAGAGTTTTAAGATTGAAAGGGCTGTCTAGCGCATCTCATCTCGTTGTTTTATATtcgtaaatttttataataaataatttaattttttttaataataatatttttaaaaataaaattttatttaactcttaatttttatttttaatcactaCGACTGAGGGCTCCTGAGACTCCCGCTAAGAGCATTCGCACTGAAATATGCAAATGTATAATTAAAGCAACTTTTTAGATATCAGGCATCAAATCCGCCTGCATTGAATTAGGCAAAATCAAATTTTGTAACTTTTAACTACAGTGATTAGAAAGAAATGATCAAATTTGTTATGTACTCTATAAaggtaaaatatttattttattaatttatgtcactctctctctcatcttgcACCCAACATTGAATTaataattgataattaatttattaattattttattaaataattaaaaagttaaatattttttaattaaagttaaattcatgataaaattaaataaattaaaaatattcaaattaaatacttttttaggttaatattattttattattatataatgaataaatgaataatttaatatagagatttgatgtaaatggaataatcaaaattaaattcatctcatattattttattattatataataaaaaaatagctatttcaatgtaaattttatataaatagaatagttaatatttaaattcatctcacaTTCATTAAAATTGTCATTTACATGTGCATAATCTAATAACAATGCTTTAATACAttttggcttttctttttttatttttttatgatttttttaatatttttaaatattttataaaaaaatattataatattattaaaaaaatattatatattggaaggttgtgaagattttttaagaaaatgattgCAGAGCCAAAAAACCAGGAAAGTTCAGGCAAAGATGGGTCACCTCACTCGTAATGGTCCCTGCCCAACAACTTTACTCTTTCCTTATTCAAGGTACCGAATTGACTTTTATTGGTGAAATGTGCAGAAAGCACCGAACTTTGTCATGAGGGAAGTTTGAACATGGTGGTGATGGCATGGACCGGAGTCATGGAAGACTGTCTAAACAAAAAGGttgttaatattaattttcaacTGGTGCGATTTTAGTATATTACTTCGGTCAGAATCAactagtaaagaaaaaaaaaacattaaaaccgATCATCGTACGAAATAAAATACACGAGAAACATTTTCCATGAGACCTCGAGGCTGGGTTCGGTCTgagattatttataaatagattattattatttattattttattattagtatttataaataatttgagaTCACTTTAACATTCAAGTGAAATCTAGATTGTGTTTGGCTGCTAAGACTATTTCAGATTActtcattaatatttaaaagttatttattattatttcactactatttataaattattttatttctattcagaTGATATGAGAAACTCTTAACATACGAATGTaacttaaataaatttcatttagataataagataagatgagattatttataaatagtaatgaaattatttgaattaatatgtttttaaaattttgaaaattgaaaaaaaaagattaaataaaaatattataaatttaaaatattattggtATATAACAAACTTTATTCCAACACAAATGCAATCTATTTTAAATGGCAGTTtcagataaattaatctcatacCAAGGTCAAGTTTTTTTATCCGATTTAAATTTCAagcaagagagaaaaaaatgggttttatagaatttattgttgctcgtgtaatttttttttaaaatatttaataaatattataaaattcagtattgatctttctttatttaaattaaagttCAGATCTATAGATTATATCAGTCGGTGAAGCTTTTTTAAAGCATGTTATATTCGGCGCTTTACATCTGCAGTGCAactggcatgcatgcatgcgtatTGAGACACACGTTGACAACGGAGGGTTTCCCACTCTTCTTCTCATTCACTAAGAAAAAAGTTGTTTCACATGGCATTTCAGGCACATGCAAAATAAAAGatcattaatattaaatcaaagAGATCAGAAATAAGTTGAAATGTCGTGGAAGAAGTCAGCTTGATCAGGGGGCATATATGCCTTAACAATGGCTTATGGTGGTTGAGGTATATGGAAAAAGACAAAATAAGGGTTGGTGATCGATGTAATGTGTTGTGTATAGATATATAACCATTAGGAATTATAGGggcttgtttggatagtgaaatcatatgaaatggttttaaattaaaagttgaataaaataatattagaatattaattttattattatttgagatttgaaaaagttaaattatttattatattttatataagaatttgaaaaaattataataataaggtGAGATAAGATCACACGGTCCgtaaatatattttgtagtCTCATTTTCATTgagtatataaattttaaccATCGACAAAATGCACATTTAAactactaaaatattataatattcatATAGCGTAAAATACCAAATATTTTACTTAGAAATTAGAATTGAGAACAAGGTGATCTTCGCAACCGTTGCATGAGATGGTAAATCATTAactaaacataaaattaatacaatttttatgaACTTTGGAACAAAaaggtttgaaaaaattatatcctAATATATTGTCAattctatgtatatatatactttcacaaattttaatgaattttataaaattatattaatttataaatttatttttacgtaaCGTGTCTGTATCATGCGTCGGGTGGTCGACACTTATAGACCAGCAGGGTCCTTAATTATTGTAATGAAAAGGAAGATGCTTAGGTGGCactagaagaagaaaacaagttttttttttttttgaataagagAAGAAAACAAGTTTGGTACACTTGGGTTTGTTCGTATCTGTAAATTTCCACAAAATGCCTTGGAAGCTGCTTCGCTTAAATCAGCCACTCTAATACAGAATGTGATTGGGCCGTCAAAAATTATGGAcaaatatagttgtaaatataCTTATGTACTAATCATTATATTAATaagatgtaattaattaaaaaataaattttattaaaaataatattaatttaaattttaaatataaataaatcaatattaatatacatattaatatgctaatgtacttatatataataaaactcgaAAATTATATTCCATCTATGCTTCTTAAACATTGACGTGTATATAGACTGCCAAACAGCATCGTTTTCTGATTTAGTTGATTTTAGCCTTTTAGGGACCAGAATCAGGTCTTTGATTAGAACATTATTATTGGATTATGAATTTGTAAAAAGTACTATTgataaatataagatgaatttagatttaaattattctatttatattagTCTCTATATTGAAATAGCTATCttttcattatatagtaataaaataatataagataaatttgattttgactattcacatcaaatctctatatgggatattaatttatttattatataataattaataattaataattttaaaaaatttatttttttaattattaatttattttattttatcatatgttattattctatctattatattttattaataatatttattttactattttatcatattttctagattttattCTATCCTAGATCCATTGTAGCAGCTTTTATCTCTAATGGTTGAAAAAGTggctttatttttacatatgtGATTGGTGTAAAACTGTAAGTACacaatatcgtagttttatagtaaagtgataagaagagtatcgtcttAAAGGATTGATAACTTCTTATTTTTGACAAATatcgaaattatactaatcttaattttatctagagaagtcattaaaatttttgtaattgcaatttaaaataaaatcaattcaagaaaaatacacaaaagaaaataaaaatgatattcgaagattaaattaatagaaaataaaacttctaagaaatcgatttcacataatttttcactatgttttactcatctaactaatttaatttaattctttttgtttattaacaaatttctaattcatccaaaagcctatTTCGATAaccaattgaaaattattcttgttcatcattttacacaagagtatgcaaattaataaaacaagaaagcaataagactaatgatttaaatattacataggttcatacaatcCTTttaatctctatatttacctatgtcgaaatattcaagatctatcaTATAATTCGCTCTTTTGATAacaaattataagattaaaattatctaattaatgtCTAATTAACTAGAagtaataaattcagaataaatcagataaataaagaaataattactttaaattaaaataaaaaattaagcatAATTCAGAAttagattatattatttttataaaataaataaaatttaattcatattaaaaattaaattcaatataaataaatttactataatttttttgaggataataaaaaaaaataaacactaaaaaatatATCGCCGCAGTCTGCAGTCTCCTCCTCGATTCATAGCTTCGTCCTCCaacgaaaggaaaaaaattcaaaactctaTATGTTGTTCCGTCCGTGCGTGCGTGTCAGagccaaaaagaaaattgtcttctttttctttcttccaatcTACCAGCTTTTTTTATCTCTATCCCAATTCATatttctaaagaaaataaagctcCATGTTTTGTACCCTCAATAAAACCATTTCCGTGCGTGCGTGCTTGTCAGagccaaaaagaaaattgtcttcttttctttcttccgaTCTTCCAGCTTTTTATCTCCATCCTAATTCATatttctaaagaaaataaagctcCATGTTTTGTACCCTCAATAAAACCATTTCTCCATCTTTTACCCATTGACCAAGTCAAAATCAACTCACTTTTAATTTGGCAAGTAATTATTACAATGGGTTGTTAGATCCATAGATAGAATGAAATCTAAAGTCTTCCACGccattttctctttttgaatttgatactttatttatttatttattttaaccctTTCTCATGTTATGGTAGACGCCAATAGAgtatatttaaatcatttttctttatctattttttttttttttaaatttgaaaatcttcttCTATCTTTagtatctttaaaaatttaacttAATCTTTATTTCCAAATAATACTAGTGATCAActcttatatttaaataaatctttatttaaatttgagagTCCTTAAACGatatgtttctaaaatttagatctttatttttctttaaatatgaaataaaatttaaataataataatgaagcttaaaatcaacaaaaataaataaaattagaataaaatttaaagtcaagaaataataaaatatattaaattatacaaGATATTGATACACAGCCGGTAAGGATGCTTTTAGAGACTAGAATCATTCGACTATTCACTCTCCTCTCTCTCAGGTGCAGTAGGTCGGGTAATTACCTGGCCCAAACTAGAATCGGGTTAGAAATTCTCTATTACAGCTTGTTTACTTTGGGTTGGTTATTTTCGGGCTGTAAATGTAGGGAAATCTGGTCGGGTCGAGTGgtcagtttaaatttttaacccTTCTTACATGACCTATAATTACACAATTGGGTGTCACTAGGATTGCTTTGGTTCAAGAACCTCTCCAACCTTTTTAAGGTTACGAAGGTGGTGACAAATTGTTTTCAAtttcttgaaaatttaaatttgcaTATCGTATCtagttaattatataaaagtcaAATTTTAATTGATGACTCCTTTCAGTCCATAATATTCGGCTTATCTGCACGGTTTCTCACCCATGCACTAGTACCCCTTATACACCGAATGGCGCAACGTTCCATAACGGTGGAGACGTGCTTAATCAAGCATTATGAAACAAAACGCCGTATCCTTTCTTCTTGCATGAAACACCGTACCCTTTCCGTGAGTTCTAGAACGGTGGAGATGGTGCAGTGGACGTACGTGGCAAGGATGGCTTCGGTGTAGCTATAGCTGGGCGACGCGCAACCGGCGAAGGGGCACATCAACTTGGTAGTTTGTTGTGTTAGTTAGGGGAGAGCGGGACACGATAGAGGGAGACTTTCGGTGATGTAACACCGCATGGGCATACGTGGGAGGCGAAGAAGCAACCGGTGCAATTGTGAAGTTCCCTATAAGCTCCAGTCTACACAGTTATGGCTCATTCATATGGGCTCTGTATGGGAGCAGTTCGATCCATTCCCAAATCATTAGTAACCCTGTGAATTCCACGTCATTAGTCACTCAAATAATCAAATAGCTCcaatttgattttcttgtccCCGCAAATCTTATATATTGAGATTGCAAATCCAAGTTTTTAGATtgggtttggatgttaagataattttaaatatattttgttcatttataaataataatattttatagattttatcaatatttatttgaatatataaaatgtgaagtagattaaaatatatctaatgtTGTAAATTATCTTGTATTGTATAGTCACATTTAGTCGTTGTAgtcgtcaattaagacttttgtaaccctatatatatgggtatattgatatcaaaataaaacaagaaaagagaataagccttctctcgttctctctctatcttgaaactttttctctcatttcaacaattcacaacacgAGCTAGAAAATTTTACGAAACGAGATCGATGGAGATGCAACCCCAATCCAACGCACAGAACGTCGTTGGGGAGATCTGTCCAAATCATCCTCGCTGGATGATCTGTCCGATCCGACTCCGAGAACGGCACCTTCTCATTGAGTCCGTACACTGAACGCTGGGCCACTGCTCCTTATCGACATGCGGATCGTCTATTCGATTGAGCAGAAAGAGGAGGGGTGAAAGAATCAAGAGCACGTGGTCCTAGTCAAGGACTATAGATCCAAGTTCAAATCCGAGCTCTCTGATGGGTCTGGATGATATCGACGCAGGGTCTGGGCTGCATGGGCATGTCCGCATATGACCCTCCCAAGCTCGAAGAAGGAGACACTGAGGGATTTTCTGCACTCG
The genomic region above belongs to Carya illinoinensis cultivar Pawnee chromosome 4, C.illinoinensisPawnee_v1, whole genome shotgun sequence and contains:
- the LOC122308216 gene encoding 3-oxoacyl-[acyl-carrier-protein] reductase FabG, with product METTAKKVLLTSNGDEVSENIAFRLAKQGCRLVLMGNESCLRRIAEKINGSLKGVVPVEVVGADMEDDREGAFEEAVDKGCMILGKLDAFVHCYTYEGKMQEPLELKEDEFKRIVRINFMAPWFLLKAVGRRMRDYKSGSSIVFLTSIIGAERGLYPGAAAYASCLAGLKQLVRASAMEIGRYQIRVNAIARGLHIQDEFPVSVGKERAEKLVNNAAPMKRWLDAKNDLASTVIYLISDGSRYMTGTTIFVDGAQSLTRPRMRSYM